Proteins encoded within one genomic window of Trichomycterus rosablanca isolate fTriRos1 chromosome 7, fTriRos1.hap1, whole genome shotgun sequence:
- the enkd1 gene encoding enkurin domain-containing protein 1, translating to MSEGPSRISGPIPPDPSLFPECYKRPSSARGRLEGNSPSGISLWLNGPLAPEPSLYPGCYSARTPHPPRVGPNATHILKRDREGEVGAILKLEGALLTPSPIKHKPAVRDFGKENARRLREIQRRIREQEVQKDRAKPVPVKALWTSSKYENTPSRFMALSEEKGKVQRPECKNFLKAHSVSGSGGRSPSQQSSTTTASLSGAGPNTPDSQLQLEIRGHIIDFVSHNARAAGKTVLRRSQSMQNLHNKQPPSAIKGQVPQYLEDRKDQWRKEANERKKNTPDPSIPAGHTQMSDKERQETLQSLKETHRSLVSEMLSLPMRTDTLSVRSRRAELDRRLSEVEEAIKIFSREKVYIKNDS from the exons ATGTCTGAGGGACCTTCAAGGATCTCTGGGCCAATTCCACCGGATCCATCACTCTTTCCTGAATGCTATAAACGACCCAGCTCTG CTCGGGGTCGTCTGGAAGGAAATTCTCCGAGTGGAATTTCATTGTGGTTAAATGGGCCCTTAGCTCCAGAACCTTCATTGTATCCTGGATGTTACAGCGCCCGCACTCCTCATCCTCCCCGCGTTGGCCCTAATGCTACACACATCCTGAAAAGAGATCGAGAGGGAGAGGTTGGGGCCATTCTTAAACTGGAAGGTGCCCTTCTGACCCCCAGCCCCATTAAACACA AACCAGCAGTACGGGATTTCGGTAAAGAGAATGCACGTAGGCTGCGTGAGATCCAGAGAAGAATTCGTGAGCAAGAGGTGCAGAAAGATCGTGCAAAACCGGTACCTGTAAAAGCCTTGTGGACCTCTTCCAAATATGAAAACACCCCCTCCAGGTTCATGGCCCTGTCTGAG GAAAAAGGCAAAGTACAGAGGCCCGAGTGCAAAAACTTTCTGAAGGCTCACTCTGTCTCTGGTTCTGGTGGTCGGTCTCCGTCTCAACAGTCTTCCACAACCACAGCTTCACTCTCTGGAGCTGGCCCAAATACACCAGACTCACAATTACAG CTTGAAATAAGGGGACACATCATAGACTTTGTAAGTCATAATGCTCGTGCTGCAGGAAAGACTGTACTGAGACGCTCTCAGTCCATGCAGAACCTTCACAACAAGCAACCACCAAGCGCAATCAAGGGTCAAGTCCCACAGTA TCTGGAGGACAGAAAGGACCAGTGGCGAAAAGAGGCAAacgagagaaagaaaaacactCCTGACCCATCCATACCTGCTGGACACACTCAGATGTCGGATAAGGAGAGACAGGAAACTCTGCAGTCTCTCAAAGAAA CCCACAGGTCTCTAGTGAGTGAGATGCTCTCTCTCCCAATGAGGACAGATACTCTGAGTGTGCGTTCCCGCCGCGCAGAACTCGACCGACGTCTCTCTGAGGTTGAGGAGGCCATCAAAATCTTTTCCCGTGAAAAAGTCTACATAAAAAACGACTCTTAA